The genomic region TCGGACTTCTTGACGCGCTTGATGGGCAAGCCGACCTCGTCCAGGAACTCGTCCACCGGCCGGATCGGCCAGTCCTTCACGACCTCGGTGCGGTAGTGCATCGGGATCACAACCTTGAGCTTGGGGAGCGACCGCACGACCTCGCTCGCCTCCTTGGCCCCGATCGTGAAGTGGCCGCCCACGGGGAGCAAGGCCACCTCTACATCCTGGAGGGGCTTGAGCTGCTCCGCGTTCAACGTATGGCCGAGGTCGCCGAAGTGGGCGAGGGTCACCCCATCCACCGCGAACCGGAAGATGACGTCTTGGCCACGGTCGCGGCCCCCCTTCGCATCGTGGAACGCCGCGATCCCGCGGAACGCGATCCCGCGCACCACCTTCTCCCCGATCCCGCGCACCACCTCCGGCGATCCCTTCACCCGCCCCACCGCGTTGTGGTCGAAGTGATCGTGGGACACGGTCACGATGTGGGCCGGACCCTCCGGCGCCTGGTAGGGGACCTTCTCCTCATACGGGTCGGTGAGGATCACCGTGCCATCGCTCACCTCGATCCGAAAGCAGGCGTGGCCCATCCACTTGAGCTTCACACCCGTCACCTCCTCGCAGAGCTACTCTATCCGAGCGGGGTGGGGGCAGGCAACCGGGCGAGGGCCCGGTTCAGGAGGTGGACCACGAGGTCGTCGTAGGACAGGCCGACCGCGTGGGCGGCACGGGGGAAGAGGGACATCTCGGTGAGGCCGGGAAGGGCGTTCACCTCGAGGAGGTACGGCGTCCCGTCGCGGGCGACGCGAAAGTCGGCCCGCGACAGGTCGCGACAGCCGAGGACGAGGTGGGCCTGGCGGGCGATGTCCTGGATGTGGGCGGTGAGGTCGGGGGGGAGCTCGGCCGGACAGGAGACCGCGCAGCCCCCCGGCGTGTACTTCGCCGTCCAATCGAACAGGTCGCCCTCCCGCGGCCTGACCTCGACGAGGGGCAACGCCACCACCTCCCCGTCCCGGTCGAGGATCGAGGCGGTGACCTCACGACCGGGGATGAACCGCTCGGCAAGGAACTCCCCATACCGGGACAGGAGCGCACTCGCCACCTGTTCGAGCTCCGCTCGGTCCCGGACGAGGTGCACCCCCACGCTCGACCCCTCCCGCCGCGGCTTGAGGACGAGCGGGTACCCGAGCTCCGCCGCTCGGGCGAGGGCCACGGGATCCCCGCCGGTGCAGAGGGCCCACGCCGGGACGGGGAGGCCCTTCCCTTGGAACGCCTTGCGGGACTCGCTCTTGTCCATCGCGAGCGCCGAGGCAAGCGGCCCCGACCCCACGTACGGTTTCCCCATGAGGTCGAGGAGGAGCTGCACAGTGCCGTCCTCGCCCGCTCCCCCATGGAGGATGTTGAACACGGCCGCGAACGGGGCCAACCGTTGGGGCAGGCCATCGTAGGTCCTGATGTCCACGAGCTCGGCGTCCCACCCCTGACGCACGAGGGCGGCGTGCACGCCCCGACCGGAGAGGAGGGAGATCTCCCGCTCCGCCGAGTCCCCGCCGCACAACACCGCCACCCGCGGACTGGTCACTGTCCGATCCTTCCCCCTGCCCCTCCGCGGGACAAGGCCGGAGGTCCTCCGCGAGGGGGCCGCCTGCCGGGCAACCATCCCCGCGCTCTCCGGCGTCTAAAGGAGGCGGGCCCCGAAGGCCCATCAGTCAGGAGAGAGAAGGGGCGGGATCCTTTTCAGGTCATCGTTCCGGAGGCAGGCCACCACCTCGGAGGCCGCGGCGCAGGCGGCGGGAGTGAGCCCCTCGCCGAGGGAGCGGTCGGCGGGCTGGATCCCAATGAGGACGATCTCCCCCACGCATCCCCGCACCGTGGAGAGGAGGAACGGCAGCGGAAGACCGTGGGTGGAGCCGAGCATCTGCTCCCCAGCCGCCAGCGGCAGCCGGCGGACCGAGCCGGGGGGAAGGCCCATCTCCGCCGCGTCCACCACCACGAGGAGGTCGGGGGCGATCCGGTGCACGATCCCGAGCGCGTTCTCCACACTCAGGCCGGCGGTGAGGACCTCCCAATCCGTCCCCCGCACCCCCGCGGCCACCTCCACCCCGACGCCATCGTCGCGCCGCAGCGGGTTCCCGACGCCGAGGACCACACGCCGCATGGCGCCCCCAACTAGGCGGGGGCCTCGCGGACGAAGGTCCGGAACGGCTGGGCCAGTGCCCTCATCTCATCCCGGTTCGCGATGAGGACGCGCCGGCCCGGAAGGGCCACGAACCCCCGCTCCTTGAACTCGGACAAGACACGGATCGCTGTCTCGGTGGACACGCCCGCCATCTCCGCCAGCTCCGCCCGCGGCAGCTCGACCCCGATATCCCATCCCCCCGCGGTCTCCTCGCCGAACGCCTCGGCGAGCTCGACGAGGGCCCGCGCGACCCGTTCCCGTGCAGAACGGGACGTGATCTCAACGAGCCGATCGCCGAACACCTTGTTCTCGTGGGACAGCCTCTCGATCAGGTGCAGGGCCACGCTCGGGTGACGGCGGAGGAAGGGCAAGAACTCCTCGCGGGGGATGAACATGAGGCGCGACGGTTCGAGGGCCTTGGCGTAGCAGGTGTAGGTCTCCTGATCGAACAGCGTCTTCTCCCCAAGGATCTCCCCCGGCCCGAGGAGCTTCAGGATCTGGGAGTGGCCGCCCCGGGTGTGCTTGGCAAGCTTGACCTTGCCCCGACACAGGATGTACAGCCCGAACGCGAGCATCCCCTCGCGAAAGATCATCCCCCCCGGCTCGAACTCCAGCGGCCGCATGAGGGAGATGAGTTCCTGCCAAGCGGACTCCGACAGGTCGGCAAAGATCCTGGTGCAGGCGTGGGGACAGGCCTGACAGAACTCCGTTGCCCGCGGAGACTGAACCTTGACCTCCCGCATTGTCCTCACTTGTACCGCAATCCCCGGCGAGAATCCAGTCCGCCTCGTCCCCTTACTCGCTCCGTCCCCGGGCCGGGTCCACATCGGGGGGGACCCCGCCCGAACTGGATTGGCGGATGACGAGCCCGCCGGAGATGATGATGCTCAGGGCCTCTTCCGCGGTCAGGGAAACGGGGGCGATCTTGCTGCGGGGGATGAACAGGACCCACCCCGACAGGGGGTTGGGCGCGGTGGGGATGTACACCGACACCACATCGGGCGTGAAGAGGTCGCTCACCACAGTGGCATCCTCGTTCGTGATGAAGCCAAGGACGTGGGAGCCAGGCTGGGGGAACTCCACAACCACCATCCGCCGCCCCTGGAGGATGGTGGGCTCCGGACGGAGCACGACGCGGGCCAGTTGGCGAGCTCCCCAGTACAGGTTGCGCACGCCGGGCACGGCCAGCATCACCCGCTCCACGGCCCGCAGGAGGCCTCGCCCCAACCAATGGCGGGCCGCGGCCCCCACGAGGAGCACCACGAGGAGGGTGATGGCCACCTCGGTCCCCGGGATGTACCGCCCGATGAGGCGCCGCATGAGCCCCGCGAAGGCCGTGTGAGGGCCAAACAGAGCGTACGCCAGCCGGTAGAGGAGCCAGAGGAGGTACGCGGTCAGCCCGAGGGGAAAGAGCGTGAGGAGCCCCGAGATGAACGTCACCCTGGCCCACCGTAAGAACCGCCGCATCGGCTCACTTGTACGTCAAAGTCGCCACGCCTGCAAAAGAAAACCCCGCTGGACCACGGAGCGGGATTCCGGGTACGCTACAGGCGGCGCCTGCGCAGGCGGGCGCCCACGAAAGGAGGAAATGGCCTTGTCCAGTCCGGCGGTGCTCATCGCGATGATCGGTGGCGTGGCGATCTCTCTGCAATCCCTGTTCTCGGGGGTCATCGGGTCCAAGGTGGGCGTGGCGGAGAGCATCTTCATCGTCCACGCGGGGGGGATGCTCCTCGCGGCGGTGATCATCGCCTTCCTCCGCGGGGGGAACCTCGCCGCGTGGAACACCGTCCCCTGGTACACGCTCACCGCTGGTTTCTTGGGGGTGGTGATCGTGGGCTCGATCAGCTACACCGTCCCCCGGATCGGGCTTGCCTCCACCCTCACCCTGGCCGTCGTGGCCCAGCTCGTGGTCGGGGCGATCCTCGACCACTTCGGCCTCCTCGGCGCGGTGCAGCGGTCGTTCGACCTGCCGCGGATCCTCGGGCTGGCCATCCTCGGTGTGGGCACGTGGCTCGTCATCCGCTGATCGCGGAGGGGCGTCCCCCTCGCCCGACAACGGGGTTGACGGCGCCCTCCCCAGCAGGTAGGGTTGGGCCTGCTCCAAAGGAGGAGACCCATGGTGTACCGGAGGTATGTTTGGCTCGGCTAGCTTCCTAGCTAGCCCTTTGAGGTTCTCTCCTTCCTCCCTCTGCATTCCCCCCGTGGAATCGTGGTGGCGCCCTTCGAACTGAGTCGGAGTCGCGGCTAAGGATCTAGACCAGTTCGAAAAGAGGTTTCACCCCATGAAAACGAGATTCTTGCTCCACGAGGAGGAGTTGCCCCACCGTTGGTACAACGTGGCTGCCGACCTGGATCGTCCGTTGGATCCCCCGTTGGACCCGCGGACGAACGAGCCCCTGTCTCCCGAAGCGCTGGCGGCCTTGTTCCCGCGCACGTGCATCGAACAAGAGATGTGCAGCGACCGGTTCGTGGACATCCCGGAGCCGGTGCAGGAGGTGTACCGCCGCTGGCGGCCGACCCCGCTCCAGCGCGCGGTGAACCTGGAACGGGCGCTCGGGACCCCAGCGCGGATCTACTTCAAGTACGAAGGGGGAAGCCCCACCGGGTCCCACAAGGCGAACACCGCGGTCGCCCAAGCGTACTACAACATGGTCGAGGGCACGAAGAGGCTCACCACCGAGACCGGGGCTGGGCAATGGGGGAGCGCGCTTGCGTTCGCGTGCGCCAACTTCGGCCTGGAGTGCACGGTGTTCATGGTCCGCGTTTCCTACGACCAGAAGCCGTACCGGCGGGCGATGATCCGCCTGTTCGGGGCGAAGATCCTCCCTTCCCCGTCGAGCCGCACCCAGGCTGGGCAGGCGGTCCTCGCTATGCACCCGGATTCACCAGGGTCGCTCGGGATCGCGATCTCGGAGGCGATCGAGGAGGCGCTGCACGGGGAGAGGACGAAGTACTCCCTGGGGAGCGTCCTCAACCACGTCCTCCTCCACCAGACGGTGATCGGCCTGGAGGCGATCCAGCAGCTGGACCTCGCCGGGGAGTGGCCGGACGTCGTGGTGGGCTGCGTGGGTGGGGGATCGAACTTCGCCGGCCTCGCGCTCCCCTTCTTCGGGGAGGCGCAGGCGGGACGGAGGTCGCGGCCCCGATTTTTGGCCGTGGAGCCGGTGGTGTGTCCCACCCTCACCCGGGGCGAGTTCCGCTACGACTTCGGGGACACGGCGCGGCTGACGCCCCTCCTCAAGATGTACACCCTGGGAGCGGACTTCGTCCCTCCGGCGATCCACGCCGGAGGCTTGCGCTACCACGGGATGGCCCCGATCGTGAGCCGGCTCGTGGCGGACGGGGTGATCGAGCCGCTGGCCTACGCGCAGAAGGAGGTGTTCGAGAGCGCGGTTCTGTTCGCCCAATCGGAGGGGATCATCCCCGCCCCGGAGACAGCCCACGCCGTCCACGCCGCGATCGAGCTCGCCCGCCGCTGTGCGGAGACAGGTGAAGAGAAGGTTATCTTGATCGGGTTCTCCGGCCACGGGCACTTCGACATAGCGGCGTACGACAGCGTCGTCCAGGGAATAGGCTAGGAAAGCTCGGCCCGGGCGGGCTCCTGCCCGCCCGGGCATCTCACCTAACGAGCGCTCACAGCAGCTCCCCGGCCCGCCTCAGGAACGCCACCACGAGGTCGAGGGTCGCCTCGAGGTCCGCGAGGTACAGCGTTGAGACCGGGGAGTGGATGTACCGGCACGGCACGGACACCACCCCGGTGAGGATCCCCCCCCGCTCGAGGTGGATCGCCCCCGCGTCCGTGGATCCGTAGGCGGGGAGCTTGTACTGGTAGGAGATCCCATTCTCGTCGGCGATCTTCTCCAGGAACCGGGCGAGCTTGGGCTTGACCGTGATCGAGCGGTCGGCAAGGGTGATCGCCGGTCCGTGCCCGAGGCGTACCGGCTGTTTCGCCTCCGGGACCCCGGGCATGTCCGCCCCGATCGTCCCCTCCAGGGCGAGGGCGAGCTTGGGGGCCACGCGGTACGCGGCGGCCTTCGCCCCCCGCAGCCCCCCCTCCTCGTGGACGGCGAAGTTGACGACGAGCTTGTAGGGGAGCTTCTCCTTGGCCAGGATCCGCAGCGCCTCAGCGGCCACGAGGCACCCCGCCCGGTCATCGAACGCCTTCCCCGTCACGTACCCCTCCTGAAGCCTAAGGAACGGGTAGTGGATCGTCGCCGGGTCACCGATGTGCACGCCGAACGCCTCCGCCTCGTCCCGGCTGCGGGCCCCGATGTCCACGAACAGGTCGTCGAGCGGAACGACCTTGTCCCGGTCCCCGTCCGACTGGATGTGGGGCGGGGTGCTCCCGATGACCCCGTGGACCTTCTCCCCGCTCCGGGTGAGGATCGTGAGGCGGTGGGCCATGAGGATCCGGTCGTCCCATCCGCCGAGGGCGGTGAGGCGCAGGAACCCGTCCTTCTCGATCCACTTCACCATGAACCCCACCTCGTCCATGTGTGCATCGAGCATCACCGCGTCCCCGCTCCCCCGGGAGCAGGTGAGGTTCCCGAGGGTGTCCGTCTCGCAGCTCTCCACGTACGGGGAGACCATCCCGTGGAGGACCTCCCGCGCCTCGTCCTCAAACCCTGCCACCCCGAACGCATCGGACAACTTCTGTAGCTTCTGTTCCAGGTTCACGCGCTCTCCTTTCGATCCGGTGCAGGATTATACCGGCTAGGCGTGGAGGGCCTTGTAGAGGAGCTCCGCCGTGGAGCGGGGGAGGCCAGGCACGGAGAGGAGCTCCTCGAGACTCGCCCGGCGCAGTCCGTCCACGGACCCGAACCGCGCCAGGAGCAGGGCCTTGCGCCGCGGGCCGATCCCAGGAACGGTGTCGAGGAGGCTTCCTAAAGTCCTCTTCTCGCGCAGGGTGCGGTGGTAGGTGATCGCGAACCGGTGCGCCTCATCGCGGATCCCCTGGAGGAGCTTGAGGGCAGGCGAGCCGCGGGGGAGCCGGATCGGATCCGCACGACCCGGCACGTAGACGAGCTCCTCCCGCTTGGCAAGCGCCGCGACCTCGATCCCAGACAGGTCCACCTCCGCCAGAGCCCGCTCCGCGACCCCGAGCTGGCCCTTCCCCCCATCCACAAGGATCAGGTCGGGGAGGTCGGAGAACCGGCCGCGGGCCACGGACGGATCGGAGATCTCGGCGAGGCCGTGGCGGAGCCGGCGGCGGAGGACCTCGGCCATCATCGCGTAGTCATCGGGCTTCCCCGAGATCCGCACCCGGAACTTGCGGTACGCGTCCCGCCGCGGCCGACCTCCCACGAACACGACCATCGAGCCGGTCGCCTCCTGCCCCTGGAGGTTCGAGATGTCGTACGCCTCGATCCGCCACGGGCGGGCGGAGAGGCCGAGGGCCTCCCCGAGCTCGTCCACCGCCTCCTCCTCCGCCGGGGGGGCGGTGACCTTTTCCGCCTGCTTCAAAGCCAGGGCCGCGTTGCGCTCCGCCATCTCCAGGATCGCCCGCCGCTCTGGGGAGCGGGGGACGCCGATG from Candidatus Bipolaricaulis anaerobius harbors:
- a CDS encoding TrpB-like pyridoxal phosphate-dependent enzyme; translated protein: MKTRFLLHEEELPHRWYNVAADLDRPLDPPLDPRTNEPLSPEALAALFPRTCIEQEMCSDRFVDIPEPVQEVYRRWRPTPLQRAVNLERALGTPARIYFKYEGGSPTGSHKANTAVAQAYYNMVEGTKRLTTETGAGQWGSALAFACANFGLECTVFMVRVSYDQKPYRRAMIRLFGAKILPSPSSRTQAGQAVLAMHPDSPGSLGIAISEAIEEALHGERTKYSLGSVLNHVLLHQTVIGLEAIQQLDLAGEWPDVVVGCVGGGSNFAGLALPFFGEAQAGRRSRPRFLAVEPVVCPTLTRGEFRYDFGDTARLTPLLKMYTLGADFVPPAIHAGGLRYHGMAPIVSRLVADGVIEPLAYAQKEVFESAVLFAQSEGIIPAPETAHAVHAAIELARRCAETGEEKVILIGFSGHGHFDIAAYDSVVQGIG
- a CDS encoding Crp/Fnr family transcriptional regulator, which encodes MREVKVQSPRATEFCQACPHACTRIFADLSESAWQELISLMRPLEFEPGGMIFREGMLAFGLYILCRGKVKLAKHTRGGHSQILKLLGPGEILGEKTLFDQETYTCYAKALEPSRLMFIPREEFLPFLRRHPSVALHLIERLSHENKVFGDRLVEITSRSARERVARALVELAEAFGEETAGGWDIGVELPRAELAEMAGVSTETAIRVLSEFKERGFVALPGRRVLIANRDEMRALAQPFRTFVREAPA
- a CDS encoding D-alanine--D-alanine ligase family protein encodes the protein MTSPRVAVLCGGDSAEREISLLSGRGVHAALVRQGWDAELVDIRTYDGLPQRLAPFAAVFNILHGGAGEDGTVQLLLDLMGKPYVGSGPLASALAMDKSESRKAFQGKGLPVPAWALCTGGDPVALARAAELGYPLVLKPRREGSSVGVHLVRDRAELEQVASALLSRYGEFLAERFIPGREVTASILDRDGEVVALPLVEVRPREGDLFDWTAKYTPGGCAVSCPAELPPDLTAHIQDIARQAHLVLGCRDLSRADFRVARDGTPYLLEVNALPGLTEMSLFPRAAHAVGLSYDDLVVHLLNRALARLPAPTPLG
- a CDS encoding hydrogenase maturation protease; the encoded protein is MRRVVLGVGNPLRRDDGVGVEVAAGVRGTDWEVLTAGLSVENALGIVHRIAPDLLVVVDAAEMGLPPGSVRRLPLAAGEQMLGSTHGLPLPFLLSTVRGCVGEIVLIGIQPADRSLGEGLTPAACAAASEVVACLRNDDLKRIPPLLSPD
- a CDS encoding DUF502 domain-containing protein; its protein translation is MRRFLRWARVTFISGLLTLFPLGLTAYLLWLLYRLAYALFGPHTAFAGLMRRLIGRYIPGTEVAITLLVVLLVGAAARHWLGRGLLRAVERVMLAVPGVRNLYWGARQLARVVLRPEPTILQGRRMVVVEFPQPGSHVLGFITNEDATVVSDLFTPDVVSVYIPTAPNPLSGWVLFIPRSKIAPVSLTAEEALSIIISGGLVIRQSSSGGVPPDVDPARGRSE
- a CDS encoding MBL fold metallo-hydrolase, yielding MKLKWMGHACFRIEVSDGTVILTDPYEEKVPYQAPEGPAHIVTVSHDHFDHNAVGRVKGSPEVVRGIGEKVVRGIAFRGIAAFHDAKGGRDRGQDVIFRFAVDGVTLAHFGDLGHTLNAEQLKPLQDVEVALLPVGGHFTIGAKEASEVVRSLPKLKVVIPMHYRTEVVKDWPIRPVDEFLDEVGLPIKRVKKSEVTITPADLPTRKEVWVLDHA
- a CDS encoding M42 family metallopeptidase, yielding MNLEQKLQKLSDAFGVAGFEDEAREVLHGMVSPYVESCETDTLGNLTCSRGSGDAVMLDAHMDEVGFMVKWIEKDGFLRLTALGGWDDRILMAHRLTILTRSGEKVHGVIGSTPPHIQSDGDRDKVVPLDDLFVDIGARSRDEAEAFGVHIGDPATIHYPFLRLQEGYVTGKAFDDRAGCLVAAEALRILAKEKLPYKLVVNFAVHEEGGLRGAKAAAYRVAPKLALALEGTIGADMPGVPEAKQPVRLGHGPAITLADRSITVKPKLARFLEKIADENGISYQYKLPAYGSTDAGAIHLERGGILTGVVSVPCRYIHSPVSTLYLADLEATLDLVVAFLRRAGELL
- a CDS encoding DMT family transporter, with amino-acid sequence MALSSPAVLIAMIGGVAISLQSLFSGVIGSKVGVAESIFIVHAGGMLLAAVIIAFLRGGNLAAWNTVPWYTLTAGFLGVVIVGSISYTVPRIGLASTLTLAVVAQLVVGAILDHFGLLGAVQRSFDLPRILGLAILGVGTWLVIR